From candidate division TA06 bacterium:
GTGGCGCGGCTTGTCTTCTTCAAGCGCCATCCGCTTGCGCTTTATATTGGGCTTCCACGTGCCTGCACGCTGTAGCCCCGCCAACGGCGGGGCGCAAGCGTGTGCCATAGCTTTAGCGGAGGCACTCCGAAATCCGAAATCACCGCCTTCCTCCTTCGTTTCTACTACGGCGGACCACCGCCACAACCCATGGCCCAGCTGCAAACGGAGCCTCGCCTTTGGCGGGGCGTGGCGGGACAAGCAGGTTGGCGGGATCCCGATATTGCGGGACAAATGCTAATGACCAAAAGGCCCAGTTTTTGGCATTTTCTGGTTTCTGAAATTTATGGTTTCGGATTTGTTTGGAGTTTCGATATTCGAATTTCAAATTTGCCGAAGTCCAGTATATATTCAAATGAACCCGTAATGTTTCACCGCTAATATGTTAAGGAGTAAAATGTCTGAACCAGAAAACAAAAATGATTTAAAAGCCGCCCCCCGGAAGAACGCCTGGGAAGAGGCCCGGCTTTTGGCCCGGGACATCGGCCTGTTGGTGGAGAACAACCGGCGGATAGCCCAGAATCCCAAGCTTTCCGGATGCTGCCTGAATATCGCTTATATCGGCCTGCCCCATTTGAAAACCAAGGCCATAGCCCTGGGCCGTTTGCTGGACCTATGGAGCGAAAATAAATGGACCGAGACCTGCCCGGCCTGCGGGGAGAAGGTCTATATCCTGGGGGCCGGCGGGGGAGCCTTAAGCGGCCGGCAGGGCTGGTGGGGCGTGTGCGGACATTGTCAGGGCGTTCTTTCGGGCAACAAGGAAAAATTCTATCAATTATATTCGGAGTTCGCCGGCATCCAGCCAGCGCAGACCGGTACCGGGCACATAGATCTCAGCGACCTGCTGGTTGAACTGAGGGCGGCTTAGCGGATTTCAGAAAAGTCCAGGAAAATAAACGGGACACGGATCTACGCGGATTTAACTAAAAATATTCGTTAGAATCAATAAAAATCGTTCGGATGAGTTTACCGAAGCCTGCGTTCCAATATGGTTTTCTTTATCCCGGCCGGATCAAAAAATGATCCGGCCTTTTTTATTGTTGACTTTTAACCCGCCAAAGCCTTATTATTATCATTCACATAAAAAACCAACAAAGATCTCGAAAGACAATGGCCCAGCAAAAAACAGAACGCCTTCTGGAACTGGTGTCCCTGCTTTTAAAGCGCCGCCGCCCGGTTCCCAAGCCGGAGATCAAGGAACTGTTGCCACACTATCAGAGGCTTTCCGGCCCTAGTTTTGACCGGACCTTTGAGCGGGACAAAAAAGAGCTGCGCAGCCTGGGGGTGCCGGTCAAGGTCTATTCCATCGAGACCGGCGAAGAGATCGACAACCCGGCCCAGGCCGCCAAGTACGAGGCCCGGGAACTGGGGTATCTGATTGACCACGATGAATATTATCTGCCCCGGCTGGATCTTACCGCCGAGGAATGGGCGGTGATCTCACTGGTCTGCGCCGGGCCGCAATTCCCGGCCTCCAAAGGCCAGGCCCAGGCTCTGGCCAGCCTGGCCCAAAAGATCGGCTGCCAGAAGCCGGAGAAAAAGGGATCTGCTTCCGAACTTGGGTTAAGCGCCAATCAACAGCCCGGGGCCGCCGCCGAAGCCAAAGTGTTGGGCCGCCTGCAGGAGGCGGTAAAAGAAGGCGTCACCATTCGATTCCGCTATCACAGCATCAGTCGCGATGCCAAAGACCAGCGCCAGGCCGATCCCTATCTCCTGATTTACAATGCCGGAGTGTGGTACCTGATCGCTTACTGCCACAAAAGAAAAGAAGTCCGCACCTTCAAGGTTTCGCGCATAGAAGAACTGAAATTGCTGAACAGCCAGCCCCGTTTCAAAGTGCCGAAGGATTTCGACAAGACCAAACACCTGGACCGCAAGGCCTGGGAGCTGGGCGGGGGCCAGGCCGTTCCGGTCACCCTGAAAGTAAATCCTGACAGCGGCTGGCTGGCCCGGAGGGAGTTGGGTTCGCAGGCGGTTTGGGATAAGGAAACCAACCGGATCAAAATATCCGTCAGCAACCCCGCTCCCTTCATCCGCTGGGCCGCGGCCAACTGCGACCGGGCGCGGGTGGAGCAGCCGGAGGAAATAGCCCGGCAGGTCTCGGCCAGGCTGCAAAGCGTTTTAAAGTTGTATAAACCGTGACCACGGGGGAACCTACCACTGAGTGCCCGCCTGGCTTCGATACGGTCTTTGGCCACTCAGCTGGCGGCGAGGTGTATCGAAACCGCCGGCTGTACCTGTGCTGAGCCTATCGAAGCATCGCGGCCCGGAAGGCAGAGTCGCAAGCGTGGTAAGGTGTATTTTGGTAAGAGTCTAAACTTTAAAGCGGAGAGTCTGCATGGCTAAAACATCGGGCGAGCTGGAAAGGCTTTTGACCCTGATTCCGTTCCTGAACAGCCGTCAGGGGCATCCCATAGCGGACATCGCCGCCGAGCTGGGGATCTCCCAGGCCCAGCTTTTAAAGGACCTGGACCGGCTCTGCCTGTACGGCACTCCGCCTTTCGGGCCCAATGATCTTTTCCTGGCGGCGGTGGACGAGCAGGGCCGGCTGGAGATGGCCTACACCGAGCAGTTTGCGGCGCCGCTCCACCTGCTTCCAAGCGAGGCTATGGCCCTGAGGATGTCGTTGCTGCCGCTTCTGGCCGGAGCTTCCGGGCCTTATGGTAAGACCGTCAAGAGGATACTCGGCAAGATCGACCAGGCCCTGCTGCCCCAGGACCGGCTGGCGGTGGACCATCTGGACGAAAAGATAGTGGCCGCCGCCGCCGAATCCTCAAACTCCGGCGCCCTGGAAATTCTGCGCAAGGCCCGCCAGCAAAACCGCCAGGCGAGAATTGAATATTACAGCGGCGCATCGGGACAAAGCTCCACTCGAATAATTGAGCCCTATGGCTTTGTGCTGTTCGGAGACTCCTGGTATGCGGTGGCCTTCTGTCATAAAAGCCGGGAACAGCGGACCTTCAAGATCAGCCGGATCAAACAGGCCAGGCTTCTCAAACAGAAATACCGGATACCGGAATATTTTGACATCAACCAGTTCGCCCAGGGCCACATCTTCAAGCCCACCGGGAACGAGCAGAAAGTGGCGCTGTGGTTCTCGCCGGCCATCGCCCGCTGGATACTGGAGCGCAATGCCCAGGCCATAAAGAACAAGGACGGCTCGGCCGGCCTGAGCCTGATGGCCCAAAACTTCGCCTGGATAGCCCGGTGGGTGCTGTTATACGGCCCCGAGGCCAGGATTATTGAACCCAAAGAGGCCCGGGATGAGGTGCGAAAGATAATTGCCGGGGCTTTGTAAATATTTCACTATTATTTAGATTTTTTGAATGGTTGCTACAAACTCCATTCAAAAGTGGCCACAATGCTCAACTGGTTATTGCCCCCCGTTTACCCATAAATTCTCCGGACGAGGCCTTTTTCTAAATGCTATAATGGTATTGTTTGGTCAAGCAAAATGACCATTGACATCAATCCGCTATCATGGAATTATACCCCTCTCATTACAGTAGATAAAATTGGAACGGTATGGACCAGCTGGTATCATGATGCAGGTGGCGGATATATTAGTTTCAACAAGGGAAGCGGTTGGAATGCGCCTGATTCTTTGGGGATTACTTTTTCTGACATTTGTTCCGACAGCAGTGGCAATATTTTGGGAGTGTTTTTTTCGGATAGCAGGGATTTATATGGTGCCCGATACTATGACGGCGGGTTGTTGCGAACGACTATAATTGATACAAACACACAATATTTTAGCTTATCAAAATCCTCCAGCGAAAATCGCTGGTTTTGTAAAACGCAAAATGAATTCACGGATTCAAGTACTGATTAAAAGAAAAAGACTATCCCATTCATTCAGGAAGCCTTAACAAAAAACCAACCGGAATGCCGGTTTTGATAAAGCTTCAATAGGTTGCATGGCAAGCTTGCCGAACTGCTCAGTCAGACAACTCAGCCGAACGATAAACGTTTACCCCGCCAACCTGCTTGTCCCGCCACGCCCCGCCAAAGGCGAGGCTCCGCTTGCAGCTGGGCCATGGGTTGTGGCGGTGGTCCGCCTCAGTGCAAACGAAGGAGGAATATGGCAGCAGATATTTCAGGTTAAGAAACGGGAGTTTTTTAGTTTTAAAACACCGGTCATCTTGACTTTTATCCCGTAAATCTGCTAAAATTACAAATTGTGATTTGATT
This genomic window contains:
- a CDS encoding WYL domain-containing protein, encoding MAQQKTERLLELVSLLLKRRRPVPKPEIKELLPHYQRLSGPSFDRTFERDKKELRSLGVPVKVYSIETGEEIDNPAQAAKYEARELGYLIDHDEYYLPRLDLTAEEWAVISLVCAGPQFPASKGQAQALASLAQKIGCQKPEKKGSASELGLSANQQPGAAAEAKVLGRLQEAVKEGVTIRFRYHSISRDAKDQRQADPYLLIYNAGVWYLIAYCHKRKEVRTFKVSRIEELKLLNSQPRFKVPKDFDKTKHLDRKAWELGGGQAVPVTLKVNPDSGWLARRELGSQAVWDKETNRIKISVSNPAPFIRWAAANCDRARVEQPEEIARQVSARLQSVLKLYKP
- a CDS encoding WYL domain-containing protein; its protein translation is MAKTSGELERLLTLIPFLNSRQGHPIADIAAELGISQAQLLKDLDRLCLYGTPPFGPNDLFLAAVDEQGRLEMAYTEQFAAPLHLLPSEAMALRMSLLPLLAGASGPYGKTVKRILGKIDQALLPQDRLAVDHLDEKIVAAAAESSNSGALEILRKARQQNRQARIEYYSGASGQSSTRIIEPYGFVLFGDSWYAVAFCHKSREQRTFKISRIKQARLLKQKYRIPEYFDINQFAQGHIFKPTGNEQKVALWFSPAIARWILERNAQAIKNKDGSAGLSLMAQNFAWIARWVLLYGPEARIIEPKEARDEVRKIIAGAL